One stretch of Akkermansia sp. RCC_12PD DNA includes these proteins:
- the rpsJ gene encoding 30S ribosomal protein S10, with protein MQSPKIRIRLRAFDSRAIDRSSQEIVETAKRTGAKVHGPIPLPTRIEKFSVNRSVHVNKKSAEQFEIRTHKRLLDIVDPTARTIDELKKLNLPAGVDITIRI; from the coding sequence ATGCAAAGTCCAAAAATCCGCATTCGACTCCGCGCTTTCGACTCCCGCGCCATCGACCGCTCCTCCCAGGAGATCGTTGAAACCGCCAAGCGCACCGGAGCCAAAGTTCACGGCCCGATCCCGTTGCCGACCCGCATTGAGAAATTCTCCGTGAACCGTTCCGTTCACGTCAACAAAAAGTCGGCTGAACAATTTGAAATCCGCACCCATAAGCGTCTGCTCGACATCGTCGATCCGACCGCACGCACGATTGATGAGCTCAAGAAGCTCAACCTTCCCGCCGGCGTGGACATCACGATCCGCATCTAG
- the rplV gene encoding 50S ribosomal protein L22, with amino-acid sequence MEVKAVYKYARISAKKMRDIAQEIQGLSVSQATDILSYTPKKGAYLLNKTLKSAVANAENNAELSVDTLVVKSVMVDEGPTMRRTMPRARGSANMIRKRTSHITVVLADQEG; translated from the coding sequence ATGGAAGTGAAAGCTGTTTACAAATACGCCCGCATCTCTGCCAAGAAGATGCGCGATATTGCTCAAGAAATCCAAGGCTTGTCCGTCTCCCAGGCGACCGACATCCTGTCCTACACCCCCAAGAAGGGTGCCTATCTGCTGAATAAGACGCTCAAGTCTGCCGTGGCCAACGCTGAAAACAATGCGGAATTGTCCGTCGATACGCTCGTCGTGAAATCCGTCATGGTTGATGAAGGCCCCACCATGCGCCGTACCATGCCCCGCGCCCGCGGATCCGCCAACATGATCCGTAAGCGCACATCCCACATCACCGTTGTACTGGCCGATCAAGAAGGCTAA
- the rplC gene encoding 50S ribosomal protein L3: protein MALGLIGKKVGMTRLFDQESGAMVPVTVIDVKGNTFAQIKTEDKDGYNAIQVAFDAQKESRVAKPQAGHFKKLGIQPTKLLKEFRVEASELPAEGAEDPGVDLFSAGQWVDVIGTSKGKGFQGAMRRHNFHGSPAAHGSMMHRRTGGVGGCSTPGRVWKNQKMPGQMGNARRTVQNLKVVAVRPEDNVILISGAVPGARGSYLVIRPAKKK from the coding sequence ATGGCTCTAGGACTTATCGGAAAAAAGGTCGGTATGACCCGTCTGTTTGACCAGGAATCCGGCGCTATGGTGCCCGTGACCGTCATTGACGTCAAGGGCAACACCTTCGCCCAGATCAAAACGGAAGACAAGGATGGCTACAATGCCATTCAGGTTGCCTTTGATGCGCAGAAGGAAAGCCGCGTGGCCAAGCCTCAGGCCGGCCACTTCAAGAAACTGGGCATTCAGCCCACCAAGCTCCTCAAGGAATTCCGCGTGGAAGCTTCTGAACTGCCTGCTGAAGGCGCTGAAGATCCCGGCGTGGATCTCTTTTCCGCCGGCCAGTGGGTTGACGTGATCGGCACTTCCAAGGGCAAGGGCTTCCAGGGTGCAATGCGCCGCCACAACTTCCACGGCTCTCCCGCCGCCCACGGTTCCATGATGCACCGCCGTACCGGTGGTGTGGGTGGCTGCTCCACCCCCGGCCGCGTCTGGAAGAATCAGAAGATGCCCGGGCAGATGGGCAACGCCAGGCGCACGGTTCAGAACCTGAAGGTTGTGGCCGTTCGTCCGGAGGACAATGTTATCCTCATCTCCGGCGCCGTTCCCGGTGCACGCGGTTCGTACCTCGTGATCCGCCCCGCCAAGAAGAAGTAG
- the rplB gene encoding 50S ribosomal protein L2, producing MSLKSFKPVTPSNRYKVWPSFDEITTSTPEKSLCRPLKKSGGRNNNGRITTRHIGGGHKRKYRLVDFKRNKFDVPATVLTIEYDPNRTCRIALIEYKDGEKSYILAPNGLQVGMKVESGQKVAPKVGNAMPLKNVPLGTSVHNIEIRPGSGGKVARAAGQQAIVSNREAGYALIKMPSGEIRRFNEDCYCTIGQVGNTQHMNEMSGKAGRTRWLGVRPTVRGMTMNPVDHPNGGGEGKSKSGGGRQHLKSPWGHVKGQKTRRLRKPSDSVIVQRRNSK from the coding sequence ATGTCCCTCAAGTCATTCAAGCCAGTTACTCCCTCTAACCGCTACAAGGTGTGGCCGTCCTTTGACGAAATCACTACCTCCACCCCGGAAAAGAGTCTCTGCCGTCCCCTCAAGAAGTCCGGTGGCCGCAACAATAACGGCCGCATCACCACCCGCCACATCGGCGGTGGCCACAAGCGCAAGTACCGTCTGGTGGACTTCAAGCGCAACAAGTTCGATGTGCCTGCCACCGTACTCACCATCGAATACGATCCCAACCGCACCTGCCGTATCGCCCTGATCGAATACAAGGACGGTGAAAAATCCTACATCCTGGCCCCCAACGGCCTGCAAGTAGGCATGAAGGTGGAAAGCGGCCAGAAGGTTGCTCCCAAGGTCGGCAATGCCATGCCTTTGAAGAACGTTCCCCTGGGTACCTCCGTTCACAACATTGAAATCCGTCCGGGTTCCGGCGGCAAGGTTGCCCGTGCAGCCGGTCAGCAGGCCATCGTTTCCAACCGTGAAGCAGGTTATGCGCTGATCAAGATGCCCTCCGGTGAAATCCGCCGTTTCAATGAGGATTGCTACTGCACCATCGGTCAGGTCGGCAATACCCAGCACATGAACGAAATGTCCGGCAAAGCCGGCCGCACTCGCTGGCTGGGCGTCCGTCCCACCGTCCGCGGCATGACGATGAACCCCGTCGACCACCCGAACGGGGGTGGCGAAGGCAAGTCCAAGTCCGGTGGTGGCCGCCAGCACCTGAAGTCCCCCTGGGGCCATGTCAAGGGCCAGAAGACCCGCCGTCTCCGCAAGCCCAGCGACTCCGTCATCGTACAGCGCCGCAACTCCAAGTAA
- the rplN gene encoding 50S ribosomal protein L14, with the protein MIQMESLVQVADNTGARSAKMIGVIGKRTRQAHIGDIITCHIRESIPTASVKKGTVVKAVVVRTAAPIRRDDGSVLRFDGNAVVIIDKDNNPRGTRIFGPVARELREKKFMKIVSLAPEVL; encoded by the coding sequence ATGATCCAGATGGAATCCCTAGTCCAGGTGGCCGACAATACCGGCGCCCGCTCCGCCAAGATGATTGGCGTCATCGGCAAGCGCACCCGTCAGGCCCACATTGGCGATATTATTACCTGCCACATCCGCGAATCCATTCCCACCGCTTCTGTGAAGAAGGGTACTGTGGTGAAGGCCGTGGTGGTGCGCACCGCCGCCCCGATCCGCCGTGATGACGGCTCCGTGCTCCGTTTTGACGGCAACGCCGTCGTCATCATCGACAAGGATAACAACCCGCGCGGCACCCGCATTTTCGGGCCGGTCGCCCGTGAACTCCGTGAAAAGAAGTTCATGAAGATTGTTTCCCTTGCTCCGGAAGTGCTCTAA
- a CDS encoding valine--tRNA ligase yields MSDLPKAYDPSLVEEKWQSLWIEKGCFKADPASEKPAYSVVIPPPNVTGVLHLGHVLNNTIQDILVRRARQKGYEALWLPGTDHAGIATQVRVEKDLRQTTGQTRHDVGREAFLKKVWEWKEKHGGIIINQLHKLGCSCDWDRERFTMDEEYTRAVGQVFIDLFKEGLIYRGRRMVNWCPVSLTALSDEEVIMTEQKSKLYTVLYKLEDGSGALHVATTRPETIMADVAVAVNPKDPRYAHLIGKNVMRPLNSTPIPIIGDEYVEIEFGTGALKITPAHDKADFEIGQKFNLEIIDILTPDGHINCPDVPELHGMDRFDARHKSVEMLESAGLMVKIEDYDNKVGFSERANVPIEPRLSMQWFLKYPCIQEAADAVADGDITFRPARWAKTYAHWLENIQDWCISRQLWWGHRIPVWYRKDKAEELRNAPALDASALENGSIYVGTEPPENPENWIQDNDVMDTWFSSWLWPFATMDDATRAKFYPTTDLVTGPDIIFFWVARMIMAGYRFQHEKPFSNVFFTSIIRDKIGRKMSKSLGNSPDPLDLIANYGADGLRFGLMRIAPTGTDVRFDESQIGEGRNFANKLYNATRFRLMQGNVGEETALQYSSVHLAIISKLRQLHADVEKALSDYEFNALIQVLYQFFWNEYCDRFLEAVKGDLRDGADSSVRAATLTVMDTVLRHYLALLHPVMPHITEELWSSLGFAEGNAGLPLMLTPLPSPDGLLAGMDGERITLACTQAAALYETANKARNLKAEYDLSKNKNVSFVLKTANGVPQDILSRLSILANAKSVTRDASYAAPKGTPAALTPLGELFLPLEGLIDVEAERERLERELDKISREIAKSSAKLDNAGFVERAPAEVVSQEKERLADWKTKQTQLKAMLDSLS; encoded by the coding sequence ATGTCTGATCTGCCCAAAGCATATGATCCGTCCCTCGTGGAAGAAAAATGGCAATCCCTCTGGATTGAAAAAGGTTGTTTCAAGGCTGACCCGGCTTCCGAAAAGCCCGCCTACTCCGTCGTCATTCCTCCCCCCAATGTCACGGGAGTGCTCCACCTGGGCCATGTGCTGAACAACACCATCCAGGACATCCTGGTGCGCCGTGCGCGACAGAAGGGATATGAAGCCCTGTGGCTTCCCGGAACGGACCATGCGGGCATCGCCACGCAGGTGCGCGTGGAAAAGGACCTCAGGCAGACCACGGGACAGACCCGCCATGACGTGGGCCGTGAAGCCTTTCTGAAAAAAGTTTGGGAATGGAAGGAAAAGCACGGCGGCATCATCATCAACCAGCTTCACAAACTGGGCTGCTCCTGCGACTGGGACCGCGAACGCTTCACGATGGATGAGGAATACACCAGGGCTGTCGGACAGGTCTTCATCGACCTCTTCAAGGAAGGCCTCATCTACCGCGGACGCCGCATGGTCAACTGGTGCCCCGTCTCCCTGACGGCCCTTTCCGATGAGGAAGTCATCATGACGGAGCAAAAAAGCAAGCTCTACACTGTCTTGTACAAGCTGGAAGACGGCTCGGGCGCCCTTCATGTGGCCACTACCCGTCCGGAAACCATCATGGCGGACGTAGCTGTGGCCGTAAACCCCAAGGACCCGCGTTACGCCCATCTCATCGGCAAAAACGTGATGCGCCCACTCAACTCCACGCCCATTCCCATCATCGGGGATGAATACGTGGAAATCGAATTCGGCACCGGTGCCCTCAAAATCACCCCGGCCCACGACAAGGCGGACTTTGAAATCGGCCAGAAATTCAATCTGGAAATCATCGACATCCTTACTCCCGACGGCCATATCAACTGCCCGGACGTTCCGGAGCTGCACGGCATGGATCGCTTTGACGCACGCCATAAATCAGTGGAAATGCTGGAGAGCGCCGGCCTCATGGTCAAAATTGAAGACTATGACAACAAGGTAGGCTTCTCCGAACGCGCCAATGTTCCGATCGAACCGCGCCTCTCCATGCAATGGTTCCTCAAATACCCCTGCATTCAGGAGGCTGCGGACGCCGTCGCCGATGGAGACATCACCTTCCGCCCCGCCCGCTGGGCGAAAACCTATGCCCACTGGCTGGAAAACATTCAGGACTGGTGCATCTCCCGCCAGCTTTGGTGGGGACACCGCATCCCCGTCTGGTACAGAAAAGACAAGGCGGAAGAACTCCGGAACGCTCCCGCGCTGGATGCGTCTGCCCTGGAAAACGGTTCCATCTACGTGGGAACGGAACCTCCGGAGAACCCGGAAAACTGGATTCAGGACAACGACGTGATGGACACGTGGTTCTCCTCCTGGCTGTGGCCTTTCGCTACGATGGACGATGCCACCCGCGCCAAATTCTACCCCACCACAGACCTGGTCACAGGACCGGACATCATCTTCTTCTGGGTGGCCCGCATGATCATGGCCGGTTACCGCTTCCAGCATGAAAAACCGTTCAGCAACGTCTTCTTCACCTCCATCATCCGTGATAAAATAGGACGCAAAATGAGCAAATCCCTGGGCAACTCACCGGACCCGCTGGACCTCATCGCCAACTATGGCGCCGACGGTCTCCGCTTCGGCCTCATGCGCATCGCCCCCACCGGGACGGATGTTCGCTTTGACGAAAGCCAGATCGGGGAAGGCCGCAACTTTGCCAACAAACTCTACAATGCCACCCGCTTCCGCCTCATGCAGGGTAATGTGGGGGAAGAAACTGCCCTGCAGTACTCCTCCGTTCACCTTGCTATCATTTCCAAGCTCAGACAGCTCCACGCGGACGTGGAAAAAGCACTGTCGGACTATGAATTCAATGCTCTGATCCAGGTGCTGTACCAATTCTTCTGGAATGAATACTGCGACCGCTTCCTGGAAGCCGTCAAAGGCGACCTGAGGGACGGCGCGGACTCCTCCGTACGGGCAGCCACCCTGACTGTCATGGACACGGTACTTCGCCATTACTTGGCCCTGCTGCATCCAGTCATGCCCCACATCACGGAAGAACTCTGGTCCTCCCTGGGCTTTGCGGAAGGCAACGCAGGACTACCCCTCATGCTCACTCCCCTGCCCTCTCCGGACGGCCTGCTGGCCGGGATGGACGGGGAACGCATCACGCTGGCATGCACACAAGCTGCTGCCCTCTATGAAACGGCCAACAAGGCGCGCAACCTCAAGGCGGAATACGATCTGTCCAAAAACAAAAACGTCAGCTTCGTCCTGAAAACGGCCAATGGCGTTCCGCAGGATATCCTTTCCCGGCTCTCCATCCTCGCGAACGCCAAATCCGTCACCCGCGACGCTTCCTACGCCGCACCCAAGGGAACTCCGGCGGCTCTCACGCCTCTCGGCGAACTCTTCCTGCCGCTGGAAGGCCTTATTGATGTGGAAGCGGAGCGGGAGCGCCTGGAACGGGAGCTGGATAAAATCTCCAGGGAAATTGCCAAATCATCTGCCAAGCTTGACAATGCGGGCTTTGTAGAACGCGCCCCTGCGGAAGTAGTTTCCCAGGAAAAGGAGCGCCTGGCGGACTGGAAAACAAAACAGACTCAGCTGAAAGCGATGCTTGATTCCCTCTCCTAA
- the rpsC gene encoding 30S ribosomal protein S3, whose product MGQKVNPIGFRLAVNKDWRSKWYATGQDYATKLHEDLVMRKYIKEQLMSAAVSSIVIERAWNSVRITVHTARPGLVIGRKGEEIEKIRQYLQGLCGASTQVNIDIVEIRSPETDAQLIAENVAVQLERRVSFRRAMKRAVQVAMERGADGIRIRCAGRLGGADIARAEWYREGKVPLQTLRTPIDYGFAEARTLYGIIGVKCWVNKRDEVVSQQSSRPSGPRGPRRPRA is encoded by the coding sequence ATGGGTCAGAAAGTAAATCCAATCGGGTTCCGCCTCGCCGTCAACAAGGACTGGCGCTCCAAGTGGTACGCCACGGGCCAGGATTACGCCACCAAGCTGCATGAAGACTTGGTAATGCGCAAATACATCAAGGAGCAGCTGATGTCCGCCGCCGTTTCCAGCATCGTGATCGAACGTGCCTGGAATAGTGTCCGCATCACCGTTCATACCGCCCGTCCGGGTCTTGTAATCGGCCGCAAGGGCGAAGAAATTGAAAAGATCCGCCAGTACCTTCAGGGTCTCTGCGGTGCTTCCACCCAGGTCAACATTGACATCGTGGAAATCCGCTCCCCTGAGACGGACGCCCAGCTTATCGCTGAAAACGTGGCCGTCCAGCTGGAACGCCGTGTTTCCTTCCGCCGCGCCATGAAGCGCGCCGTGCAGGTTGCCATGGAACGCGGTGCCGACGGCATCCGCATCCGTTGCGCCGGCCGTCTCGGCGGTGCCGACATCGCCCGTGCCGAATGGTACCGCGAAGGCAAAGTGCCGTTGCAGACTCTCCGCACGCCGATCGACTACGGCTTTGCCGAAGCCCGTACCCTGTACGGCATCATCGGCGTGAAGTGCTGGGTCAACAAACGCGATGAAGTCGTTTCCCAGCAGAGTTCCCGCCCGTCCGGCCCCCGCGGTCCCCGTCGTCCGCGTGCCTAA
- the rpsQ gene encoding 30S ribosomal protein S17: MSEQTETTKKPGLRKTRVGVVTSTKMDKTIVVEYVARVPHPKFKKIVKKSKKFYAHDENSAAKVGDKVRIVETRPLSKLKCWELVEVLTH, from the coding sequence ATGTCCGAACAAACCGAAACAACCAAGAAGCCCGGCCTTCGCAAGACGCGCGTCGGCGTGGTGACCTCCACCAAGATGGACAAGACCATCGTCGTGGAATACGTTGCCCGCGTTCCGCACCCCAAGTTCAAGAAAATCGTTAAGAAGAGCAAGAAGTTCTATGCCCATGACGAAAATTCCGCAGCCAAGGTAGGCGATAAGGTACGTATCGTTGAAACGCGCCCGCTTTCCAAGCTCAAGTGCTGGGAACTGGTGGAAGTGCTTACCCACTAA
- the rplP gene encoding 50S ribosomal protein L16 translates to MPLMPKRVKHRKMHRGSRSGNATSGTYVAFGDFGLQVLDRGWITNNQIEACRIAINRYLKRKGKVFIRIFPQKSFTSRPPDTRMGKGKGAVEGWVAVVRPGNILFEVGGVTESQAREALRLASNKLGVPTRFVYRQGVQH, encoded by the coding sequence ATGCCTTTAATGCCCAAAAGAGTGAAGCACCGCAAGATGCACCGCGGCAGCCGTTCCGGCAATGCCACCAGCGGTACCTATGTTGCCTTTGGTGACTTCGGCCTTCAAGTGCTCGACCGCGGTTGGATTACCAACAACCAGATCGAAGCCTGCCGTATTGCGATCAACCGTTACCTGAAACGTAAAGGTAAGGTGTTTATCCGCATTTTCCCGCAGAAGTCCTTTACGTCCCGTCCCCCGGATACACGTATGGGTAAGGGCAAGGGCGCCGTGGAAGGCTGGGTGGCCGTTGTTCGCCCCGGGAACATTCTGTTTGAAGTAGGCGGCGTGACTGAATCCCAGGCCCGTGAAGCCCTTCGTCTGGCTTCCAACAAGCTGGGCGTACCGACCCGCTTCGTCTATCGTCAAGGCGTTCAACACTAA
- the rpmC gene encoding 50S ribosomal protein L29: MSDKNSPKELRAMSAKELSALVRSLREELFNLRLQQATGQLENNQRIRTVRKDLARALTIKGETGEA; the protein is encoded by the coding sequence ATGTCCGATAAGAATTCCCCCAAAGAACTTCGTGCTATGTCCGCCAAGGAGCTTTCCGCCCTGGTGCGCAGCCTTCGTGAAGAACTCTTCAATCTCCGTCTCCAGCAGGCCACCGGCCAGCTGGAAAACAACCAGAGAATCCGCACCGTCCGCAAGGATCTTGCCCGCGCCCTTACCATCAAGGGTGAAACCGGGGAAGCGTAA
- the rplD gene encoding 50S ribosomal protein L4 codes for MSANTFTLEAAAAANIQVAGSDKGSQAVHDLIVAYQANRRTGSANTKTRGEVSGNNKKIFRQKGTGNARHGDKRAPIFVGGGVVFGPRPCDYSKKVNKSTRRLALRRVLGDLIAASRISTVAEFSVADGKTKSFIKAVKDLTDAKKVLIVAASFDEATYLAGRNVQDVLLMTAAEVNIEQLMKADAVILVDNALETLASRTA; via the coding sequence ATGTCCGCAAATACCTTTACATTAGAAGCCGCCGCTGCCGCCAACATCCAGGTTGCAGGCAGTGACAAGGGCTCCCAGGCCGTGCACGACCTCATCGTGGCTTATCAGGCAAACCGCCGCACTGGTTCCGCCAACACCAAGACCCGCGGTGAAGTCAGCGGCAACAACAAGAAGATCTTCCGCCAGAAGGGCACGGGCAACGCCCGCCACGGCGACAAGCGCGCTCCCATCTTCGTGGGCGGCGGTGTGGTCTTCGGCCCCCGTCCTTGTGACTATTCCAAGAAGGTGAACAAGAGCACCCGCCGTCTGGCCCTGCGCCGCGTTCTGGGCGATCTGATCGCCGCTTCCAGAATCAGCACCGTTGCCGAATTCTCTGTGGCCGACGGAAAGACCAAGTCTTTCATCAAGGCCGTCAAGGATCTGACAGACGCCAAGAAAGTGCTCATCGTGGCCGCTTCCTTTGATGAAGCCACCTACCTCGCCGGCCGCAACGTTCAGGACGTGCTCCTGATGACCGCCGCTGAAGTGAACATTGAACAGCTCATGAAGGCTGACGCAGTGATCCTCGTTGACAATGCTTTAGAAACCCTCGCCAGCCGTACTGCTTAA
- the rpsS gene encoding 30S ribosomal protein S19, which yields MGRSLKKGPFVSQKLLAKIDAQLESGDRKPIKTWSRASMITPDFVGLTFLVHAGKNFATVYVTENMVGHKLGEFAPTRVFKQHGGIGKK from the coding sequence ATGGGACGTTCTCTCAAAAAAGGCCCTTTTGTCAGTCAAAAGCTTCTCGCCAAGATCGATGCTCAGCTTGAATCCGGCGATCGCAAGCCGATCAAGACCTGGAGCCGTGCATCCATGATTACGCCAGACTTCGTCGGCTTGACCTTCCTGGTGCACGCCGGCAAGAACTTTGCCACCGTGTACGTCACGGAAAACATGGTAGGCCACAAGCTTGGTGAATTTGCCCCGACTCGTGTCTTCAAACAGCACGGCGGTATCGGTAAGAAGTAA
- the rplW gene encoding 50S ribosomal protein L23, protein MKDIYQVIKKVRISEKATMLQETTGELVLEVDRDANKIEIKKAVEVAFGKKVASVRTANYDGKLKRQRRADSGRTAHWKKAYIKLANGETLDLV, encoded by the coding sequence ATGAAAGACATTTACCAAGTCATTAAGAAGGTGCGCATCAGCGAAAAGGCCACCATGCTCCAGGAAACCACCGGAGAGCTGGTCCTTGAAGTTGACCGCGACGCCAACAAGATCGAAATCAAGAAGGCTGTTGAAGTTGCTTTCGGCAAGAAGGTCGCTTCTGTCCGTACCGCCAACTATGACGGCAAGCTCAAGCGTCAGCGCCGCGCTGACTCGGGTCGCACCGCCCATTGGAAAAAGGCTTACATCAAGCTTGCCAACGGTGAAACCCTTGACCTCGTTTAA